The sequence below is a genomic window from bacterium 336/3.
CAATCTTGTAGTTCTTCTGTAAGGATTGGGTTTCCATATACATAGATTTTACATTTATCTAAACTTTTAAGTTCCTTTGGAAGCGTTTTGAGTTGATTATTTTCTAAATATAATTTTCGTAGATTTTGTAACTGACCGATTTCTGCTGGCAGATATTGCAACTGGTTATCTTGTAGTGTCAATTTCTCTAGATTTTGTAACATCGTTATCTCCAAAGGCAGTTTTTCTATATTATTTCCAGAAAAATTAAGTTCTTGTAAATGTTGTAATTGACTAATTTCTGCTGGTATCAGGTGTATAGAATTATCTTGGATAAAAAGTCGTTTTAAACTCTTTAGCTCACAAATTACCATCGGAAACTCATCGAATTGGTTTTCAGACAAATCTAAGCCTTGTAATTTTTGCAGAGAACCGATTTCTTCGGGTAAATTTTGGAGTCTGTTTTCTCTTAAAGTCAGATTTTTTAAATTTTGTAGCCTTCCTATTTCGGGAGGTATAATGGATATCTGATTACCAGTCAAATACAACTCTTGTAATTTTATCAGTTCACAAATCTCTGTTGGCAGATACTGTATCAGATTATGCCCTAAATACAGTATTTCTAAGTTTTTTAGCTCTTTTATCTCTGAAGGGATCGCCTGTAACTCATTGTACACCAAATCTAATATCCGAAGGTGATTCTGTTCTTTTATTTGAAAAGGTAATATTTTTAGCTGATTATCTGCCAGATTCAGATAATGAAGATTTTTGAGCAAAAAGATAGATTTGGGGTATTCTTGTAAGCCCTTACTCAATAAATTTAATCTTTGAATTTTGTTAAAAGGTGTTTCAAAATCCCATGCTTCATTTTCTATCAGAAAAGCCATTAAAGCTTCATATTCTTCGAGTTTTACTTTAAAGTGTACTTCAAATTCAGTTTCATGGTTTTTTAACAACAGAAAAGCCAAACGAATATTTTCGCTATCACCACTTTTTAGTAAATTTAGTATGTTCTCAAACTCTAGAGACATCTTTCTAATATTACTTCTATAATATAAGTTTCTTCAAACACAGTACGAACATTCATTCTTAGTTTATCGTAACTCATTTGATTAACTTCTTTTCCCATATAGTAATTCTCTATAATGTTGAAACTAATTCTTCTATAGCCTCTTTAACAGTTGGTACATGAGTACATACTCTAGGATCCATGAAATTTCCTCCAAACCCACTGTCCTCTTCAGAAGCTGTCAAACTTATTTTTTGTAGTTTTTCTTTTAGTTCTTTTGGTTTTAGCTCCCTCAGACTCCAAATACACATCACTTGTAAAAAAGGTGGTGTTTCTTTATTTTCTATAAATTTCATTAAAATATTTTTACTTTCTTGTGTATTATAAGCTATTAAAGCCCTAACTGCTGATATTTGCAAATGAGGGTTATCTTCAAAATCAACAAATGGATTAATTTTTTCAAAAAAACCTGTTAAACGAAGATGATAGATACACTCTAATGCCACATGTTGATAATAAAAAGTTTCCATATTCTCTTTACTTGGTTTGACAGGCTGTATTCCTAAATATTTATCTATCAAGCTATTTATATATTTTTTATCGTAAGATTGGTTATGATAATTATTAAAAATAGCTATCATTGTTTTTTCATATGTTTCAATGTCTATCAATGCTTGATGATAACTGTGGCGATAAGTTGCAGCAACTTTATTTTCATAAATATACGCAAAACCAGATGTGGGTGTGGGTATTTCATAGTTTCCTTTTTTATCTTGTTTTATAAAAAGATAAAGCTCATCATTTGTCTCAAATTTAAATTCTGGTCCATGCCCTCCTGACATACTACAAATTCTAAGTAAGTAAAAACCAGAAATAAATATTTCTTTATCAAGTTTACTTCCTGCTAATTGTTTTATTATCTTGATTCTCATCCCTTTTTCTTCATCAACTGATAAAACTTTTGCAAATACAAAATAATCAGCTTCTTTCATTATTTTATCTTGCCAAGGCTCATCCCAAGTAGTAGCAAATACAGACTGCCACATTAAACAAAAAGCTATCCATAAGGATTTTATTAATTTCATATCACTAAAATTTTATGCTTTTAAATATAAAAAAAGGAGTTTGAATATTCAAACTCCTTTTAATTTATAACTCATCACTTATAACTCAAATTACATTCCTCTGCCGTATTCCAAGATTTTATCTATAAATTGGTAGGGTTTGTAGTTTTCGAGGGCTGCCTGATGGAAAATGCAGGTAGCAGGCGTCATGCCTGGCAGAGAGTTTATTTCAATAATAATTGTTTCCACCCTTCCGTCTGCATACACACGCACAAAGGCATCAATACGACAATAGCCTTCTACATTCAATATTTCAGCCGTTTTCTGGAGGGTTTTACGTACTTCTGCCGAAATTCGCTTGTTTTCGTCAAGTGTTTTGGCAAATCTGGCAGGTGTAATATTCTGCCCCTCTCCTGCCAAAAATTTCTCTTCAAGGCTCAACACCTCACCTGTGGCAAGCGTTTCGGAAGGCTCAAAAACATCATAGTTTCTGCTTCCATCTGCGTTGCGTGTAGTGAGCATCCCTCCTGTTATTTCCAAGAAATGAACAGCCTCTTTCTTCTCAATCAGTTCCTCTACTAAAAAGTATGTACGCTTTGGGAATTCCTCTCCTGTTTTAAGTTTCAAAACCTGACTGGGTTGTGGTAAAAAGGCATCCATATCCCTGAAACTCATTTCAGCATAAGCCAGTAACTCCTCTCTCGATTTGATTTTCTTCACAGCAGAGCTACAACCATCATCAGCTGGTTTGGCTATGATTGGATAACCAAATTCCTTTTCCAAAATATCTATTTGTTCACTCTGATTTTCAAACCACTTATCTTTAAAAACAAGCTGATGTTTGGCTACCAAAATACCTTTTTTAGCTAATATCTCGTTGGTTTCGTACTTATTGATGGTAATTTGAGAGCTTTCTACTCCTGAGCCGTTATAAGGTAAGCCTACTTTAATGAGTTCTTTTTGTAAAGCACCATCTTCACCTGGTCTGCCATGTAAGGCGATAAATACTTCATCTACAAGGTTTTTAAGGTCTTGATATGATATTCTTTGAGCATCAAAAATAACTTTTTGAGCATACTTTTGGGTTATTTCTTTGGCTTCGATTCTAATTTTCTCTAAAATTTCATGTTTTTTAGTATGCTGAGCTTTTTCCTTGATGTCATCAGCATTGTCTTTGAGCATCACATTAATCGGAATCAGATATAATTCGTGGTGTTCGTCATTACCTGTCAGAAACACAGGTATCGGCTCATATTTGCCAGAAGAAGCAAGTTTTTCGTAGATATTTCTACCACTTTCCACAGAAATATGCCTTTCTGATGAATATCCACCCATCACAACAGCCACCTTGATTTTGGGTGTTGGGTTATTCTGGTTATTTAAAATACCTTTGTCTAAAGCCTCTAATTGCTTGGTAATGAAATAATTATTTTTAGGCGTCTTTGCCCTTGCTGCCAGCGAAGTTCTAATAATATAAGTCAGGAATTGAGAAGGATTTAGCCCTATCTCTGCCGCCTGATGAAAAAAGAAAGAGGAAGGCAACATTCCTGATGTAGTGTTGGGGTCGTTGAGATAGATTTCTCCCAAAGCATTGATGAAACCATCAATACGAGCATATACATCAGCTTTGATATTTTTGAATAATTTGCAACATTCTTGTCTGATAGCTTCTATTTGTTCTTTGGGCAAATCTATAGGTGTTACTTTTCGGCTGATACCAGGTAGATATTTTGCTCTGTAATCAAATAAATCAGCTTTTTTAACAATTTCGGTAGGTGGTAATGCTACAGGTTCACCATTTTCGTCTTCAATGACAATACACGAAAACTCTTTTCCAATAATGAAACGCTCAATCAGGATGCTTTCTTCGTGGCTTACAGCCATCAAAACTGCCTTGTAATGATTTTCTGTAAGTAATACGTCCAACTGTTTCCAAAGCTCTTCAGGATGGTAAATAATGCCTGCATCTTTGAGATGATCTCTTGTACCATCTAAATTTTGAGCTATCAAGTGTAATTCTAGTGGAAAGCCTACACCTTCACGAATATCTGTAATATGTGTAATAAATGCCCAACGTTCTTGTTCTGAATAGTTTTTCCATTTTCTACCAGAAATTTCTTCAATAAAAAACGCTTTGGAAATCAGTTGATGAAAAGCATGATTATCTTTTTCGTTGAGAATCGAAATACCAATAGAAGAACCCTGATTCGGTGCTTTAATCACCATTGGCAAGCCAATTTTAGCTACGAGCCACTCTAAAATATCGCCTTTATAAAAATTTTTCAGATAATCTTTTTTCTTAATAGTCAGATATTTGGGACGCCTGAAACCATACTGAGCCAGTAAATCTGCTTGTACGCTTTTATCTGTTCCGATAGCTGAGGGTAATATTCCACAACCCGAATAAGGTAAGCCATACCACTCCAAAAGCCCTTGAATAGCCCCATCTTCGCCTTGTGAGCCATGAAGAGCCAAAAAAGCAAAATCGAAAAGGTTTTTAAATTCGTGGGGTTCTATTTTCTTGCCTACTTCCGAAATAATATTTTGCAGTTTTGCATCATCCAAGTTTTGCACAGATTCCAAATAAATCTGAAAATTTTTGGGCTGATAAGCTGTAGGTGGGAAAAAATCTCTGATTGTTCCTTTGTATAAATACTGCCAGTCTAATAATATAAAATTGCCTAAACTATCTACAAAAATAGGAATAGGCTCAAAAAGTTCTTTGTTGAGGTTATCATAAACGGTTCTTCCACCAGCAAAAGCTATTTCACGCTCTCTGGACTGCCCCCCGAAGAAAATACCAATTCGCATAAACGAGTTCTGATTTATAAATGAAGAGATTTGTGTGTTTTATTTATTGAACTCGCAAGTTATGAATTTTTTCAGGAAAAAGACAAGAAAACTATTTTTACACCTAATCAAGCCCTAAAACAACCATTTTAAACAATTCAAATTCTTCAAGGCTTACATCTTTTGCCCAAGATGTTTGGGATAACTCTAAAAAACTGAGGTCTTTTTTCTTGAAAAGTCTAGCATAAATTACCATAGAAGCCAAAATGCTTGCTTTTTTGGTTGGATGTAAGCCGTCTGTTTCGTAAAACGCCACATCAGGCATTTTTTCCCATACTTTCTTCCAAGCAAGCCCTACAGAACTCAATGAGGCATTCACAAATTTAGCAGCTTCTGTATAAGAATATATCACATTGTCAAAATCGAAAAAACGAGATTTCATAGCCCAAACCATATACAGATTTAATTCTGTTCCATATTTTTTACACTCATTAGCATATTTTTGAGTATAGTTTTTAAGCATCTGTTGCGATTCGGGTAAGGCAGAAGAGCCTTGTTGGGCTACCATAAAATCGAAATGCTCTTTTTGAAGGGCATTTTGAACTTTCCCTTCATTCCAATGGTCTTCTAAAGAATAATCGGGATTTGTAAAACTGGTAGTTTTTATTTTCTGGTTATCTATTTTTCCAATTTCTTCAAGTAGTTTAGGAATATTATGATAATAAGTAAGACTATTGCCTACAAAAATGATTTTTATAGTTTTTTTAGTTTGCTTTTTCTGAGCATAGATTTGCCCAAATGCTACTGATAAGAAAATAAGGATGTAGAGTTTTTTCATACAAAAGGTTTATTTTTATAACGTTCAAGAGTATTTGAATATTTTTTTCCTTAGAAATTTTATACATTTATGTAGTTTTCAGCGTTGTATCTAAGATATTTGTTATTATTTTTTATATTTTTTCAACTATTTCTATGGGAAACTCTACAAACAAAGGAGTTGTTATTTGGGAAACATTTAAACAGGCTATCAGGGGTGGTCATCAAGATTATACCACAGGTTCTATCCGAAAAGCTATTTTTCTACTCGCCATACCCATGATTTTAGAACTCTCTTTGGAGAGTGTTTTTGCTTTGGTGGATATTTTCTTTGTGAGTAAACTTGGCGAAAATGCCATTGCTACTGTGGGACTTACAGAAGCAGTTATTACTATTATCTACTCTATTGGTATGGGGCTTAGTACAGCAGCTACGGCAGTAGTAGCTCGAAGAGTAGGCGAAAAAAATTATAAAGACGCTGCTCATGCAGGAGCTCAAGCCCTAATTATTGCTGTCATTGCTTCTATTGTTTTGAGTATTTTTGGAATTGCGTATGCTCCTGAGCTTTTGGATATGATGGGAGCTACAGATGCTGTGGTAAAAGAAGGTGCTAATTTTACAAGAATTTCATTGGGTAGTAGCATTTCTATTATGCTGTTGTTTTTGATTAACGGAATATTTAGAGGTGCTGGAGATGCTTCTATTGCCATGAAAAGCCTTTGGATAGCCAGTATTTTAAATATCATTCTTTGTCCAATTCTTATTCATTTTTTTGGTTTGGAAGGAGCAGCCATGGCAACAGCCACAGGACGAAGTGTGGGTGTTGTGTATCAATGTTATCATTTGTTTAAAGGTAGTGGGCTTTTAAAATTTCATATACCACAGTTTACTTTCAACAAAACCATTGTTTCCAATCTGGTAGAAGTGGCTTTGCCTGCCACCATGCAGTTTATGATTGCCAGTGGTAGCTGGATTATTCTTACCAAATTTGTTGCTGAAATCGGCAGTACACCTGCTTCGGCTGGTTATCAGATTGCCATTAGAAACGTGATTTTCTTTATTTTACCTGCTTGGGGGCTTAGCAATGCTGCTGCAACACTCGTTGGGCAGAATTTAGGTGCTAATGAACTCAAGAGAGCAGAGCAAAGTGTGATACTTACTACTAAATACAACGCCATTTTCATGGCATTTGTGATGTTGTTGTTTCTGTTTTTTTCTGTACCCATCATGAGTATTTTTTCCAAAGAAAAACCTATTATTGAGTATGGAGCTCAAGCCTTGCAAATCATTGGCTCTGGTTATATTTTTTATGGAATTGGCATGGTGATGATGCAAGCTCTGAATGGAGCTGGTTATACAAAAATTCCTACTATTATCAATTTGGTGAGTTATTGGCTTTTTCAAATACCTTTGGCTTATTTTCTTTCTTTGGAATGGGGGCTTGTGGGCATTTATGTGGCTATTCCAATGGCAGAAACATTTGCTGCAATCTTAGCATGGTATCATTTTAAACGTGGGAAATGGAAAGAGATAAAAGTTTAAAATAAATCTAAGCCTTTACTTCAAAGATTTTATTGAATTGATTACCTTTGCAAACAAAAATTATACCCTTCCATGCATTCTAAATTACTTCTCATACGCTTTGGTACTTTCGCATTTGCTATTTCTTTGGCTTTATTTGGAGTTCTTTTTTTCATTCTTCCCAAAAAAGAAATTTCTGAATATGAAAAAAGGAAATTAGCCCAAATGCCTACATTCCATTGGAAAGATTTCTGGAGTGGAAAATACCTAAAGGATGTCGATATGTATGTAGCTGATAATTTCCCATTTAGAGATGGTTTTGTACAAACCAATTTTGTTATCAGCCAAAATAGAGGTCTCAAGAATGAAGAAGTAGGTTTCTACAAACAAGAAGTAGTAACCAATGGAGGTATGGATAAAACAGATAGCACCAACAAAGAAGTAGAAAAACGTCCTGAAGATGAGATTATTGAAGGTGAAGCAGATAAATCACCTGTAAAAGGTGTAATGATTTACAAATCTATGGCTATTCAGATGTTTGGAGGTAATGAGCAAGCAGCAAAGTATTGTGCTGACGTAATAAATTTCTATCAAGAAACCCTCAAAGATAAAGCTCAAGTATATTCGGTAGTTGTACCTACACATGGAGAGTTTTATTTACCTCACAAATATCGTTATACATCCGAAAAGAAAAATATTGAGTATTTGTATTCACAACTCAACGAAAAAGTCATTTCTGTGGATGTTACAAGCTCTTTGTACAAACACAAAGACGAATATATTTTCTTCAATACTGACCACCATTGGACAGGACTTGGAGCTTATTATGCCTACCAAGAATTCTGTAAAAAAGCTGGTTTTGATGCTGTACCTTTAGAGAAAATGGAGAAAAAAGTAATCAATGGCTTTTTGGGCTCTTTGTATTGGATAACTCGTGACAAGCGTCTCAAAGAAAACATTGATTCTGTGATTTATTACAAGCCTTCAGTGAAATATACGGCTTTCAGTCATGCAAAGAAAAACCCTGATAAACGTTCGGGTGGGGCTTTGTTGTTTGTAGAATATGCCAAAGGACCCAATGCGTATAGTGTTTATTTTGGAGATGATTTTTCTTTGGTAGAAGTAGATACAGATGTAAAAAATGGCAGAAGAGCCATGATTATCAAAAACTCTTTTGGAAACGCTTTTTCACCTTATTTGGCTTCTCATTTCGAAAAACTGCTTGTTGTAGATTATCGCTATTGGAATAAAAATTTGCTAAAAATGATTAATGACCATAAAATTACAGATGTGATTATTTTTCATTATTCGTTTTCAGCAAATACAATCCCTGATTTACAAAGAACAAAAAAACTCTTGACTGAATTTGGTGGTACAAACGCTAAACCAGAAACACCCAAGAAAAAAGTATCCAAAGACACCCTCAAACAATAAATCAACTTGCAGAGATCTTATCAATTAGAACTACTAGATAATCCCAATATTCCTACCCCCGATTTGTACAGAAATCTATACGAATTGGAAGTGATTAATACTTATTTGGGTGGTTATCAGATTACTCTCAAAGGGCTTTCTAAGTTTTTATTGCATAAAAATATTTCTAAAACAGTCCGTATTGTAGATATTGGCTCTGGAGCTGGTGATACGCTCAGAAAAATGGCTCAATGGTGTAGAAAAAAGCACATCAAAGCAGAGCTGATAGGTATTGATTTGAAAGATGATTGTATTGCCTATGCTCAAGAAAAAAGCAAAGATTTCCCTGAAATATCATTTATTCAGTCCGATTATCAAGATGTTTCTATAGAATCAGATTTAATTACCTCTGCTCTATTTTGTCATCATTTATCAGATGAGCAACTTGTATTTTATTTGAAATGGTGCAAGAAAAATGCACAAATGGGCTTTATTATCAATGATTTACAAAGGCATATTTTGGCTTGTAAAAGTATTGGACTTTTAACTCAGCTTTTTTCAAAATCTTATTTAGTCAAAAATGATGCTCCTCTTTCTGTGAGAAGGTCTTTACTTAAAAATGAATGGGTGAATATTCTCCAAAAAGCTGACATTACTAATTCTCAAATCAGTTGGGAATGGGCTTTTCGTTGGCTTGTCATAGGCAAAAATCAATAATGAAAGATTTTCGTATTTTTTACGGTTCATTAGCTTTTTTAATCATCATTTTATGGTGGTTTGTTTCCAAAAATGGCTTTGGAAGTACTGTAGATGCTCAAGCGTATTGGTATGCAGCCCAAAGCCTCCAAAGTAAAGGAGAACTTTTAACCCCACATGGTTATTATACCAACTGGACACCTTTATTTCCTGCAATTCTAAGTGTTTTAGGAATAAGAATAACACTTTTTATAACACTCATTACCAATCTGATACTTCTTTTTAAGCTCAATAAAAGTGTTTTTGATTCACAGCTCAATACTTGGAGTAGTTCTTTGGCTTATAGCCATACACTTTTAGGAATTACTTTTATCCTCATTCATTTTTTTGTATGGTCTGAGGCAGGTTTTATGGCTTTACTGATTGCTTGTATTTTATCTATACAAAAATTGCATAAAACTCAAGATTGGGCTATTCTGATTATCTTAAGCAATTTTTTATGCATGCAACGCATGGCAGGAGTATTTTTTATAGCTATTTTTTATATTTGGATTTGGAAACAACATACTTGGAAAAAGGCTTTTCTGTATGGATTTCTTGCTTCTTTGAGTTTAATAGTTTGGTTTACAAGAAACTTTTTCATCCAGAATAAACCCGATTTCATAGAAAACATCTTTATGGTTTCTTTTGAAAGTAGCCTTATTGGTTATTCAGAAGCTATTTTAAATATTTTCTTACCTTCTCATTTTCTCCCCAATATATTTAAAATCATACTTTTAGGAATATTTTTATTTGTACTGATATATATTTTATGGTCAGATAACACCTCTATTTCAAAACTGCTTTCAAGCTTGATAATAGGTTATTTATCCATCATGCTTTTTCTAAGAATGAATGTAGAGGGCGAAAGTGAACGTTACATAGCTCCTATTATCCCATTGATTATTTTTTTATTTTGGAAACAGATTTCTTTACTTTTTCATAAAAAAAGCCACTTATATTGGCGTATAAGTGGCTTTTCAATAGCTTTTTTGATTCTTGCCTATAATATTTTTAGGACGTATAAAAATGTATATCAGTGGGTTACAACCCCTCCAGATTTAATTTCTATACATTTTTAGCAATTGCTTGATTAATTTGTTTAATTAGGCTTGGTCCTTCATACACAAAACCTGTATAGAGTTGTATAAGGTCTGCTCCTGCTTTTATTTTATCTAATGCATCTTGTGGACTATGAATCCCTCCTACACCAACAATAACAAACTTTTTTTGAGAACGTTGAGCTAAATAAGCTATCACCTCTGTTGAACGTTTGGCTAAAGGCTTTCCACTTAAACCACCTGTTTCTTTTGTCTGATTCTCAGGACTTTTTAGATTTTCTCTACTCAATGTGGTGTTAGTAGCTATTACACCTGCAATTTTAGTTTCTAACACAATTTCAACTATGTCATCTAACTGACTTTCATTCAAATCAGGGGCAATTTTCAGTAGAATAGGCTTTGGCTTCTTCTTTTCGTTATTTTTTTGTTGGAGTGTATGCAAAATATTTTTGAGAGGTTCTTTTTCTTGTAATGCTCGCAGATTGGGCGTATTGGGCGAACTTACATTCACTACAAAATAGTCTACATACTCAAATAAGTGCTCAAAACCATACAAGTAATCATCTAAGGCTTGTTCGTTAGGGGTATCTTTATTTTTACCAATATTTCCACCCACAATAATAGAGCTTTTTCTTGTTTTGAGGTGTTTGATAGCTTCCTGCACACCATCATTATTAAATCCCATTCTATTAATAATTGCCTCATCAGAAAGCAATCTGAACAAACGAGGCTGTGGATTTCCTGCTTGAGGTTTAGGTGTAAGCGTACCAATTTCTACAAACCCAAAGCCTAAAGTAGCCATTTCGTCTATGGCTATGGCATTTTTATCGAAGCCTGCTGCAAGCCCCACAGGATTGGGGAATGTAAGTCCCATCAGTTTACGTTCTAATTTGGCATTTTTATAATTGAACAAGGCTTTGGCTATACTTTTAGCAAATGGAAGTTTAAGAATGGTTTTAAGCCACGAAAAGGTAAAATAATGAGCCTTTTCGGCATTCATCGAAAATAAAAATGGGCGTATAAATATTTTGTACATGATGGTTAGATGGTATTAATACAACAAATGCCACCACTTTGAAGTGATGGCATTTATATTTAAAGATTTTTAGGTATTAAAGAATATGTGTAAGTAATGATAACACAAAAATCCCTATCATCAAACCCCAAGTAATTTTTTCTAAAAGGTCTGTGGTTTTTTTCACACCAATAAGCTGATTTGCTCCACTTGCCATAGAACCCGTAAGTCCACCACCTTTACTAGAGCTTTGAGGTAAAATAACAATGATGAGTAATACAGCCACAAGCATCATCAATCCAATAACAGCAACTAACATATTTTTTTATTGATTAGGTTTAACTTTCTAAAATTTCGATTTGAGATGCAAAGTACGCTTTTTTATCTGGATTTTGCAACATCAATTGTTTATAAATTTCAACAGCCTCTGGTATTTTTCCTTCATTAAAATATGTAAGAGCTTGTTGTTCAGTTACTTCATTTTCAGGTTTTACTTCTTCAAACAGTTTTTCTTCTGTATTTTTTTCAAATGGTTCAGGCGTTTTTTCTTCTTCTTTTTCCTCATTATAATTTAATATTTTTTCTAAAGCTTCCTGTTTTTCAACCACTTCTTCTTTTATTTCTACACTTTCTATTTTTGTGTCTTGTACTTCTTCTTTGATGATAGGCGTTTCTAAGAAATCCTGCAATGTATCTTCATCTTTTAATTCGATAGCAGAAAAATCCATTTTAAAAATATCTATTTGGCTTTGATAATAGCCTGCTTTATCTGGAGATATTTCTTTGAGTTTCTCATATACTTCTACAGCTTCTTTGGTATTACCATCATTAAACAGCCTGATAGCTTCTTCTTCTGTAACTTCTTGATTAATAGAAAAATTTTGGATTTCACTAACAGTTTCTTGCTTTTCTACAATTTCAGTAACAGGTTCTTGAACTTCCTCTTTTACACCTTCTATGTTATCTGGTAATTCTTGAATCATAGAAGAATTTTGGATTTCACTAACAGTTTCTTGCTTTTCTACAATTTCAGTAACAGATTCTTGAACTTCCTCTTTTATATCCTCTATATTATCTGGTAATTCTTCGTCCTGTGGAGCTTCGTCTGTTAATTTTTTCTCTTTTTTGAAGAGGTCTGATTTTAAAAACTCATCAATCAAAAGACCTTGTTCTTTCTGAACTTCTGTTTTATCTACAGGTGTTTCATCTACAATTTTATTCGCTTCTTCTGTAGTATAATCTTTTGGCAAATAGGATTCTGTGATGTTTGCAAGCTCCTTGTCTAATTCTTCAATAGAAGCATTTTCTATTTTTTTATCGAAAGCATCTATTTCTTGTTGAATATTTTCAAAGAGTTTCTTATGGACAGGCTCTTGTTCCTGATTGTTCTGTTCTTCCATAACATTCACAGGTTGTGTGGACGCCCCATTTAAAATAAATTTCTTCAAAAGAGACCTATTATAAACATACAAAGAGGCTTTTCGAATTTTCTGAAGAGCCAAGCTACTATTTTTTTCTTGTAAAAGTCGTGCAACCAATACATGAGGCAAATGAAAATATGGATATTTTTGGACTATTTCCTCCAATTCTTCTAAATGGTCTTCTGTCAGATTATTTGGATTTTCTAAAAGACCTGCTAGCACTTGTTTATCCATTTTACTTGATTCAATTTTAAATTAAAACATAAACGCTAATCTATAATATTTTTTTTAATCTACCAATTTGCAACTGTTTTTTGAAAAATATCAAAAATTATTTTATCAAAAATCTCTTGTACTTTTTGGGTTTCAGCAGCAGCTAAACTGGTTGTTTGCGGAAAATCTGCATAATTGGAGAAACTTTGTTCAAAATTATTACTAATTTCTTTATTATCTGTAAACCTAACTTTTACAGTAATAGTAATGCGTGTTTGGGCTGCTTGATCTTGGGCTGTTGGAGCTAATGGTGTGACTTGATAGCCTACTACATCTCCTTCCACAATATAATCAGCTTCTGAATTTGTAATTCGTAATCTTGAGTTTTGTAGATAATAAGATTTTAAATCTTCCGTTAATTTCTGAGATAAGTTAGGAGGACCATTTCCTGCTATATTATTGAAATTTACTACTTGTATTGTACCAGAAGCCGTAGAACCTGAAAGTGTATAAGAAACATTTTTACAAGTAGTAGCTCCTAAGAGTATAAAAAGTATGATTACTTTGATTTTTATTTGCATATTGACCTAAATATGGTTACAAATATATAACTTTTTCAATATATATGGAAACAATTTTACAATTAAGTGATGTGATCAAAACATATTCCACAGAACAAATATCTAACAATGCTCTCAATGGTATTAATTTAGAGATTCGAAAAGGCGATTTTTTAGCTGTTATGGGACCTTCGGGTTGTGGAAAATCTACTTTACTCAATATGATGGGATTACTTGATATCCCAACCAAAGGGGATATTTTATTTTTAGGTCAGAAAATTTTAAATTATAACGA
It includes:
- a CDS encoding D-alanine--D-alanine ligase, encoding MRIGIFFGGQSREREIAFAGGRTVYDNLNKELFEPIPIFVDSLGNFILLDWQYLYKGTIRDFFPPTAYQPKNFQIYLESVQNLDDAKLQNIISEVGKKIEPHEFKNLFDFAFLALHGSQGEDGAIQGLLEWYGLPYSGCGILPSAIGTDKSVQADLLAQYGFRRPKYLTIKKKDYLKNFYKGDILEWLVAKIGLPMVIKAPNQGSSIGISILNEKDNHAFHQLISKAFFIEEISGRKWKNYSEQERWAFITHITDIREGVGFPLELHLIAQNLDGTRDHLKDAGIIYHPEELWKQLDVLLTENHYKAVLMAVSHEESILIERFIIGKEFSCIVIEDENGEPVALPPTEIVKKADLFDYRAKYLPGISRKVTPIDLPKEQIEAIRQECCKLFKNIKADVYARIDGFINALGEIYLNDPNTTSGMLPSSFFFHQAAEIGLNPSQFLTYIIRTSLAARAKTPKNNYFITKQLEALDKGILNNQNNPTPKIKVAVVMGGYSSERHISVESGRNIYEKLASSGKYEPIPVFLTGNDEHHELYLIPINVMLKDNADDIKEKAQHTKKHEILEKIRIEAKEITQKYAQKVIFDAQRISYQDLKNLVDEVFIALHGRPGEDGALQKELIKVGLPYNGSGVESSQITINKYETNEILAKKGILVAKHQLVFKDKWFENQSEQIDILEKEFGYPIIAKPADDGCSSAVKKIKSREELLAYAEMSFRDMDAFLPQPSQVLKLKTGEEFPKRTYFLVEELIEKKEAVHFLEITGGMLTTRNADGSRNYDVFEPSETLATGEVLSLEEKFLAGEGQNITPARFAKTLDENKRISAEVRKTLQKTAEILNVEGYCRIDAFVRVYADGRVETIIIEINSLPGMTPATCIFHQAALENYKPYQFIDKILEYGRGM
- a CDS encoding MATE family efflux transporter, coding for MGNSTNKGVVIWETFKQAIRGGHQDYTTGSIRKAIFLLAIPMILELSLESVFALVDIFFVSKLGENAIATVGLTEAVITIIYSIGMGLSTAATAVVARRVGEKNYKDAAHAGAQALIIAVIASIVLSIFGIAYAPELLDMMGATDAVVKEGANFTRISLGSSISIMLLFLINGIFRGAGDASIAMKSLWIASILNIILCPILIHFFGLEGAAMATATGRSVGVVYQCYHLFKGSGLLKFHIPQFTFNKTIVSNLVEVALPATMQFMIASGSWIILTKFVAEIGSTPASAGYQIAIRNVIFFILPAWGLSNAAATLVGQNLGANELKRAEQSVILTTKYNAIFMAFVMLLFLFFSVPIMSIFSKEKPIIEYGAQALQIIGSGYIFYGIGMVMMQALNGAGYTKIPTIINLVSYWLFQIPLAYFLSLEWGLVGIYVAIPMAETFAAILAWYHFKRGKWKEIKV
- a CDS encoding dihydroorotate dehydrogenase (quinone), with translation MYKIFIRPFLFSMNAEKAHYFTFSWLKTILKLPFAKSIAKALFNYKNAKLERKLMGLTFPNPVGLAAGFDKNAIAIDEMATLGFGFVEIGTLTPKPQAGNPQPRLFRLLSDEAIINRMGFNNDGVQEAIKHLKTRKSSIIVGGNIGKNKDTPNEQALDDYLYGFEHLFEYVDYFVVNVSSPNTPNLRALQEKEPLKNILHTLQQKNNEKKKPKPILLKIAPDLNESQLDDIVEIVLETKIAGVIATNTTLSRENLKSPENQTKETGGLSGKPLAKRSTEVIAYLAQRSQKKFVIVGVGGIHSPQDALDKIKAGADLIQLYTGFVYEGPSLIKQINQAIAKNV